In a genomic window of Corynebacterium coyleae:
- a CDS encoding DUF2334 domain-containing protein, with product MPGSLLVSISSIFDATLDDVTSMVRDLDKESVPVSLLVAPHIDATWHLAKDTTTRGWLAEQRDDRALLLNGFDQPVQGRRSEFATLGAHEARLRLKGATRQMAALGFDLDMFAPPRWRMSEGTLEVMGEFGFVVAASTKGIYRLARGEFAQARNLSVGEGYGAAKWWRRNVIKAAGRGAEKGNTIRLSVSGRELGQKKVRRDFLAAAAAAIESGAKPADYRAFR from the coding sequence ATGCCCGGCAGCCTGCTTGTCTCTATCTCGTCCATCTTCGACGCCACCTTGGACGACGTGACAAGCATGGTGCGCGACCTGGATAAGGAAAGCGTGCCGGTGTCGCTGCTTGTGGCGCCGCATATCGACGCCACCTGGCACCTGGCCAAAGACACCACCACCAGGGGTTGGCTTGCAGAGCAGCGCGATGATCGCGCGCTGCTGCTCAACGGGTTCGACCAGCCGGTGCAGGGCCGGCGCAGTGAGTTTGCCACCCTCGGTGCCCACGAAGCACGGCTGCGCTTAAAGGGGGCGACCCGTCAGATGGCCGCGCTGGGCTTCGACCTGGACATGTTTGCCCCGCCGCGTTGGCGCATGTCCGAGGGCACGCTTGAGGTGATGGGGGAGTTCGGGTTTGTGGTCGCGGCGTCGACGAAGGGGATCTACCGGCTGGCTCGCGGAGAGTTTGCTCAGGCCCGCAACCTGTCGGTGGGTGAGGGCTACGGTGCGGCGAAGTGGTGGCGCCGAAACGTGATCAAGGCCGCCGGGCGCGGCGCGGAGAAAGGCAACACGATCCGCCTGTCCGTGTCCGGGCGTGAGTTGGGGCAGAAGAAGGTGCGCCGCGACTTCCTCGCCGCGGCGGCTGCGGCTATCGAGTCTGGCGCAAAACCTGCCGACTACCGCGCCTTCAGGTAA
- a CDS encoding metal ABC transporter ATP-binding protein codes for MIAELRGAAVDPLWSGLDLTIERGEFIAVLGPNGVGKSTLLGTFMGTRRLTHGSAEVHGRIGFIPQQHMFPKDLPVRGRDLVKLAMGKGTKPEDVEAQLASVGAQSFADRRVGILSGGQQQLIRQAQAFAQDPELVLADEPLLSLDPARARDTVTRLAEHPAAVVCVTHSINPVLDVVDRVLYIGPEGHVIGPVAEVMRSEVLSELYGTRVDVVEVDGRMVVL; via the coding sequence TTGATTGCTGAGCTACGCGGCGCCGCCGTCGACCCGTTGTGGTCGGGCCTCGACCTGACCATTGAACGCGGCGAATTCATCGCGGTGCTCGGCCCCAATGGGGTGGGCAAATCCACCCTGTTGGGCACGTTCATGGGAACCCGCCGCCTCACGCACGGCTCGGCGGAAGTGCACGGCCGCATCGGGTTTATCCCGCAGCAACACATGTTCCCCAAAGACCTCCCCGTTCGCGGGCGTGACCTGGTCAAACTTGCAATGGGGAAAGGTACAAAACCAGAAGACGTCGAGGCGCAGCTTGCCTCCGTGGGCGCGCAATCGTTTGCCGACCGCCGCGTCGGCATCCTCTCCGGTGGGCAGCAACAGCTCATCCGCCAAGCACAAGCCTTCGCGCAGGATCCGGAGCTTGTGCTTGCCGACGAACCCCTGCTCTCCCTCGACCCCGCCCGCGCACGCGACACCGTCACGCGACTGGCAGAGCACCCAGCTGCCGTGGTGTGCGTGACGCACTCCATCAACCCGGTGCTCGACGTGGTGGACCGAGTGCTCTACATCGGACCTGAGGGCCACGTCATCGGGCCCGTGGCCGAGGTGATGCGCTCGGAGGTGCTTAGCGAGCTCTACGGCACACGAGTAGACGTTGTGGAAGTAGACGGACGGATGGTGGTCCTGTGA
- a CDS encoding metal ABC transporter permease, with protein MSTFIADTSYLLSQDFIQTTLIACAFLGILSGVMAPLIVLRQMSFSVHATSELALMGASAALLFGLNVGFGAVAGAIVAALVLAALGLKGQQDSAVGVAMSFGMALSVLFIHLYPGNSNRALALLTGQIVGVSAQNVMLLAATTVLVAVAVVVLWRPLLFASADPVMAAACGVPVRTMALVFAVLVGIASAQSVQIVGALLVMSMLITPGAAAAQVTANPVRAVWLSILFAEVSAIGGMVLSLAPGVPVSVFVAFISFGIYLLCRAIAYLKAR; from the coding sequence GTGAGCACGTTTATCGCCGATACCTCGTACCTGCTGAGCCAAGACTTCATCCAAACCACACTCATCGCATGTGCGTTTCTGGGCATCCTGTCCGGCGTGATGGCGCCACTGATCGTGCTGCGCCAGATGTCGTTTTCGGTCCACGCCACCTCTGAGCTAGCACTCATGGGCGCATCCGCCGCGCTACTGTTCGGCCTCAACGTCGGATTCGGCGCGGTCGCGGGTGCGATCGTGGCGGCGCTGGTACTCGCTGCGCTGGGACTCAAGGGCCAACAAGACTCCGCTGTGGGCGTGGCGATGAGTTTCGGCATGGCCCTATCCGTGCTGTTTATCCACCTCTACCCCGGCAACTCCAACCGTGCGCTGGCACTTCTGACCGGCCAGATCGTGGGTGTGTCCGCCCAGAACGTGATGCTGTTGGCGGCAACCACGGTTCTGGTCGCCGTCGCGGTTGTCGTGTTGTGGCGCCCGTTGCTGTTCGCCTCCGCGGATCCGGTGATGGCAGCCGCGTGCGGTGTCCCGGTACGCACGATGGCGCTGGTGTTCGCGGTGCTGGTCGGCATCGCCTCCGCACAGTCGGTACAGATCGTCGGCGCACTGCTGGTCATGTCGATGCTGATCACACCCGGCGCGGCCGCCGCCCAAGTCACCGCCAACCCGGTACGAGCGGTATGGCTGTCAATCCTGTTCGCCGAGGTTTCCGCGATCGGCGGCATGGTGCTCTCGCTCGCCCCTGGTGTGCCGGTGAGCGTGTTCGTGGCGTTTATCTCGTTCGGCATCTACCTACTGTGCCGGGCGATCGCTTACCTGAAGGCGCGGTAG
- a CDS encoding phosphoribosylaminoimidazolesuccinocarboxamide synthase, protein MRPELSDYAHLAGGKVREIYEVDDNTLLMVASDRISAFDFSLEPAIPDKGRILTATSMFFFDLLGDVPNHLAGPIDDERIPEEVLGRAMAVKKLDMVPFECVARGYLTGSGKKEYDATGRVCGVKLPEGLTEASKLPEPIFTPATKAEQGDHDENVTFEFVANKVGSDLAERLRAATLDVYTRAAEYAETKGIILADTKFEFGLDENGELVLADEVLTPDSSRYWPADSYEEGATQPSFDKQYVRNWLTSPKSGWDPADGVQPPELPGSVVEATRDRYIEAYERLSGRRFSEWPGEHA, encoded by the coding sequence ATGCGTCCAGAGCTTTCTGATTATGCCCATCTCGCCGGCGGCAAGGTCCGCGAAATTTACGAAGTCGATGACAACACGCTGCTGATGGTGGCATCCGACCGTATTTCGGCGTTCGATTTCTCGCTCGAGCCGGCCATTCCGGACAAGGGGCGTATCCTCACCGCAACGTCGATGTTCTTCTTCGACCTGCTCGGCGATGTCCCGAACCATCTTGCGGGGCCGATTGACGACGAGCGCATTCCCGAAGAGGTCCTCGGTCGCGCCATGGCGGTCAAGAAGCTCGACATGGTGCCCTTCGAGTGCGTTGCGCGTGGTTACCTCACCGGCTCTGGCAAGAAGGAATACGACGCCACTGGCCGCGTCTGTGGCGTGAAACTGCCGGAGGGCCTAACTGAGGCATCGAAGTTGCCTGAGCCGATTTTCACCCCGGCGACCAAGGCGGAGCAGGGCGACCACGACGAGAACGTCACCTTTGAGTTCGTGGCCAACAAGGTTGGTTCTGACCTGGCTGAGCGCCTGCGTGCGGCAACGCTGGATGTCTACACCCGTGCCGCCGAGTACGCGGAGACCAAGGGCATCATCCTGGCGGACACCAAGTTTGAGTTCGGTTTGGACGAAAACGGTGAGCTTGTGCTTGCCGACGAAGTCCTCACCCCAGACTCTTCCCGCTACTGGCCGGCGGACAGCTACGAAGAGGGTGCGACCCAGCCGAGCTTTGACAAGCAGTACGTGCGCAACTGGCTGACAAGCCCGAAGTCCGGTTGGGATCCGGCCGACGGCGTGCAGCCGCCTGAGCTGCCGGGATCCGTGGTGGAAGCCACCCGCGACCGCTACATCGAGGCGTACGAGCGCCTGAGTGGCCGACGCTTCTCTGAATGGCCGGGGGAGCACGCGTAG
- a CDS encoding S9 family peptidase, giving the protein MNAPKAAKHPITRSFHGRDFVDDYEWLRDKESPEVISYLEAENAYTESKTAAWSGLVDDIYAEIKSRIKETDMSVPQRQGDWWYYGRTIEGKNYGISCRVPTRDEPWTPPEVNDHMADEQVLLDINELAEGHDFFSLGASSVATTGRLLAYSYDTEGDERFTLRIKNLETGELLDDRLDNIFYGATWAGEEYLFYVRVDDAWRPHQVWRHKVGTPAEDDVLIYEETDEKFGVGVGADRAERFLMIVTSSSLTSEYRVLDLDNPTGEFEVLWPRESGIEYHPDYCVVDGKEQWVITHNAHGPNFCVATTPVGELPPLRDLDVLVEHSDSMRIEGIDTYRDFMFMGYRRGGIPRLAVSSLSNGFGEFTELEFSEELYTASLGGNPEWDAPVVRIVYSSYTQPSQVVDYEVATGEMTLLKEQEVEGGYNADDYEAFRVWATAKDGAKVPVSVVRCKDVTGPAPLLLYGYGSYEASMDPGFSVARLSLLDRGMIWACAHVRGGGEMGRGWYDNGKMLHKVNTFTDFIACADAAVAEGLTTHEQMVAEGGSAGGLLMGAVANMAPEKFAGIQAIVPFVDPLTSILKPELPLTVGEWEEWGDPYHDVTVYDYMATYAPYENVKAQNYPDILAITSLNDTRVLYVEPAKWVAKLREVATGGEILLKTEMSAGHGGVSGRYAKWKQTAFEYAWTLVKSGAVDEPVR; this is encoded by the coding sequence ATGAATGCTCCGAAAGCTGCGAAGCACCCGATTACACGATCGTTCCACGGCCGCGACTTTGTCGACGACTACGAGTGGCTGCGGGACAAAGAAAGCCCCGAGGTAATCAGTTACCTCGAAGCTGAAAACGCCTACACGGAGTCGAAGACCGCCGCGTGGTCCGGGCTTGTCGACGACATCTACGCCGAGATCAAGTCCCGCATCAAGGAAACGGACATGTCCGTGCCGCAGCGCCAGGGCGACTGGTGGTACTACGGCCGCACCATTGAGGGCAAAAACTACGGCATTTCCTGCCGTGTGCCGACGCGTGACGAGCCGTGGACACCGCCCGAGGTCAACGACCACATGGCGGACGAGCAGGTCCTGCTGGACATCAACGAACTGGCAGAAGGCCACGATTTCTTCTCCCTGGGCGCCTCGTCGGTGGCCACGACCGGTCGTCTGTTGGCCTACTCCTACGACACTGAAGGCGACGAGCGCTTCACGCTGCGCATTAAGAACCTTGAGACGGGCGAGCTTCTCGACGACCGCCTCGACAACATCTTCTACGGCGCCACCTGGGCCGGCGAAGAGTACCTGTTCTACGTGCGCGTGGACGACGCTTGGCGCCCCCACCAGGTCTGGCGCCACAAGGTGGGCACCCCGGCCGAAGACGACGTGCTGATCTACGAAGAGACGGACGAGAAATTCGGCGTCGGTGTGGGGGCGGACCGCGCGGAGCGGTTCCTCATGATTGTGACGTCCTCTTCGCTGACCTCGGAGTACCGGGTGCTGGATTTGGACAATCCGACCGGTGAGTTCGAGGTGCTGTGGCCGCGCGAGTCCGGCATTGAGTACCACCCGGACTACTGCGTGGTGGACGGTAAAGAGCAGTGGGTGATCACCCACAATGCCCACGGGCCGAACTTCTGTGTGGCCACCACGCCGGTCGGTGAGTTGCCACCGCTGCGCGACCTGGACGTGCTGGTGGAGCACTCCGATTCGATGCGTATCGAGGGCATCGATACGTACCGCGACTTCATGTTCATGGGGTATCGCCGGGGAGGGATTCCGCGGTTGGCGGTGTCGTCGCTAAGCAATGGCTTCGGCGAGTTCACCGAGCTTGAGTTCTCTGAGGAGCTCTACACCGCGAGCCTCGGCGGCAACCCGGAGTGGGACGCGCCGGTGGTGCGTATCGTGTACTCCTCGTACACGCAGCCGTCGCAGGTCGTTGATTATGAGGTGGCGACCGGTGAGATGACGCTGCTGAAGGAACAGGAAGTCGAAGGCGGCTACAACGCCGACGACTACGAGGCCTTCCGCGTGTGGGCCACCGCGAAGGATGGCGCGAAGGTGCCGGTATCCGTGGTGCGTTGCAAGGATGTCACAGGCCCTGCGCCGCTTTTGCTGTACGGCTACGGCTCGTATGAGGCGTCGATGGACCCGGGCTTCTCTGTAGCGAGGCTGTCGCTGCTGGATCGCGGCATGATCTGGGCGTGCGCCCACGTGCGCGGCGGCGGTGAGATGGGCCGCGGCTGGTACGACAACGGCAAGATGCTGCACAAGGTGAACACGTTCACCGACTTCATCGCGTGCGCCGACGCCGCCGTGGCCGAGGGGCTGACCACGCACGAGCAGATGGTCGCCGAAGGCGGTTCCGCAGGTGGCCTGCTCATGGGTGCGGTGGCGAACATGGCCCCGGAGAAGTTCGCCGGCATCCAGGCGATCGTGCCGTTCGTGGACCCGCTGACCTCCATCCTGAAACCCGAACTGCCGCTGACCGTCGGCGAGTGGGAGGAATGGGGCGACCCGTACCACGACGTCACCGTCTACGACTACATGGCTACATACGCCCCGTACGAGAACGTCAAGGCGCAGAACTACCCGGACATTCTGGCGATTACCAGCCTGAACGACACCCGTGTGCTCTACGTAGAGCCCGCGAAGTGGGTGGCAAAACTGCGCGAGGTAGCCACCGGTGGCGAGATCCTGCTCAAGACCGAAATGTCCGCAGGACACGGCGGCGTATCGGGCCGCTACGCGAAGTGGAAGCAGACCGCGTTTGAGTACGCGTGGACGTTGGTGAAGTCGGGCGCAGTCGACGAACCTGTGCGATAA